Proteins co-encoded in one Brassica rapa cultivar Chiifu-401-42 chromosome A02, CAAS_Brap_v3.01, whole genome shotgun sequence genomic window:
- the LOC103850505 gene encoding GDSL esterase/lipase At5g03610, with protein MDSLIKVFFCLSVFLLLGEINGVEGSDKNQRMYGFRPTKLFVFGDSYADTGNIKKSLSSSWKFPYGITFPGKPAGRFSDGRVSTDFLAKFVGIKSPIPYFWKDYAGKKRLQYGMNFAYGGTGVFNTQVPLPNMTTQIDFFQNILTPGDIYSSSDFTSSVALVSVAGNDYSTFIARNRPNSEFPAFIKQVVDQTEVNLRRIHALGVKKIAVPLLQPLGCLPGITVASSFQRCNESQNALVKLHNSLLQQAVAKLNNETKQSTFITIDLYNAFLTVFKNKGANPGSTTFQSPLKPCCVGVSSEYFCGSVDEKGEKKYVICDNPKAAFFWDGSHPTEEGWRSVYSVLRESLTASFIKA; from the exons ATGGATTCTTTGATCAAAGTTTTCTTCTGCCTCTCTGTATTTCTCCTCCTTG GAGAAATAAATGGAGTTGAGGGCTCAGATAAAAATCAACGCATGTACGGATTCAGACCAACGAAGCTATTTGTGTTCGGAGATTCGTATGCTGATACAGGGAACATTAAGAAGTCTCTCTCTAGTTCTTGGAAATTCCCTTACGGTATCACTTTCCCCGGTAAACCCGCCGGGCGTTTTTCCGATGGCCGCGTCTCCACCGATTTTCTAG cAAAATTCGTTGGGATAAAATCACCAATCCCATACTTCTGGAAAGATTACGCGGGAAAGAAACGGTTACAATACGGAATGAATTTTGCGTACGGAGGGACAGGAGTCTTCAACACTCAAGTTCCATTGCCCAACATGACCACTCAGATTGATTTCTTCCAGAACATTCTCACCCCCGGAGACATCTACTCCTCCTCCGACTTTACTTCCTCCGTTGCTCTAGTCAGCGTCGCCGGCAACGACTACTCCACTTTCATCGCCCGAAACCGCCCTAACTCT GAGTTTCCGGCATTCATAAAACAAGTGGTGGACCAGACAGAAGTGAACTTGAGGCGGATCCATGCCTTGGGAGTGAAGAAAATAGCAGTACCGTTGCTTCAGCCTCTCGGTTGCCTCCCAGGAATCACCGTTGCCTCCTCGTTCCAGCGTTGCAACGAGTCACAAAACGCTTTAGTGAAACTTCACAACAGCTTATTGCAACAAGCCGTGGCAAAGCTCAATAACGAAACCAAGCAGTCCACTTTCATCACCATTGATCTCTACAACGCTTTCTTGACCGTCTTCAAGAACAAAGGAGCTAACCCag GGAGTACAACGTTTCAGAGCCCGTTGAAGCCGTGCTGCGTAGGCGTGAGCAGTGAGTATTTCTGTGGAAGTGTGGATGAGAAGGGAGAGAAGAAGTATGTGATATGTGATAACCCTAAAGCTGCTTTCTTTTGGGATGGAAGTCACCCTACAGAAGAAGGATGGAGATCGGTTTACTCTGTTTTACGTGAAAGTCTTACCGCGTCTTTTATTAAAGCGTGA
- the LOC103850501 gene encoding ras-related protein RABC2a-like translates to MGSSSGQSGYDLSFKILLIGDSGVGKSSLLVSFISNAVEDLAPTIGVDFKIKQLTVGDKRLKLTIWDTAGQERFRTLTSSYYRGAQGIILVYDVTRRETFTNLVDVWSKEIELYSTNQDCVTMLVGNKVDRESERGVSREEGIALAKELKCMFLECSARTRQNVEQCFEELALKIMEVPSLLEEGSSAVKRNILKQNSSEHQTTPQAGCCSS, encoded by the exons ATGGGATCGTCTTCAGGGCAAAGTGGATATGATCTGTCGTTTAAGATATTGTTGATTGGAGATTCTGGTGTTGGCAAAAGCAGTTTGCTTGTCAGCTTCATCTCCAACGCTGTTGAAGATCTTGCTCCTACCATCg GTGTTGATTTCAAGATCAAACAGTTGACAGTAGGAGACAAAAGACTCAAACTCACAATCTGGGACACAG CTGGACAGGAACGGTTTAGAACACTGACGAGCTCTTACTACAGAGGCGCCCAAGGAATCATTCTCG TTTATGATGTGACGAGAAGAGAGACATTTACAAACTTAGTAGATGTGTGGAGTAAGGAGATTGAGCTTTATTCCACTAACCAAGATTGTGTTACGATGCTTGTTGGTAACAAAGTCGATAGA GAATCTGAGAGAGGAGTTAGCAGAGAAGAAGGGATTGCGCTAGCGAAAGAACTCAAGTGCATGTTTCTTGAGTGTAGTGCTAGAACTCGACAAAACGTGGAGCAGTGTTTCGAAGAGCTGGCTTTGAAG ATAATGGAGGTACCTAGTCTTTTGGAAGAAGGATCAAGTGCTGTGAAGAGAAACATCTTGAAGCAAAACTCATCAGAACACCAGACTACTCCTCAAGCAGGCTGTTGCAGCTCTTGA
- the LOC103850504 gene encoding GDSL esterase/lipase At5g03610, with protein sequence MDSLIKLFFSILLISSHIFGEINGVESSSSNHHHHHLSGPKKLFVFGDSYAGTGNIKKAHAVSWRVPYGTTFPGKPSGRFSDGRVSTDFLARLLGIKTPFAYLWKYYVGKEQLRYGMNFAYGGTGVFNTKSTSPNMTIQINLFEQLLGDIYSQQSDLSSSLALVSVAGNDYSNYLALNRSIAALPIFIKQVVDQTELNLRRLHALGLEKIAIPSLPPLGCLPLYTSPQGCNDTFNALVNYHNSLLEQVVAKLNNETRQSTFAIIDFYNAFMAILKNKGESPGSERFETPLKPCCEGSCGNVDEKGANKYTLCDDPESAFFWDGLHPTQQGWKFIYSVLGKALSASLLKL encoded by the exons ATGGATTCCTTGATAAAACTATTCTTCTCAATATTACTGATCTCTTCTCACATCTTTG GAGAAATCAATGGAGTCGAGAGTTCTTCAtcaaaccatcatcatcatcacttgtCCGGTCCAAAGAAGTTGTTTGTGTTCGGTGATTCTTACGCTGGTACCGGAAACATAAAGAAAGCTCACGCTGTATCATGGAGAGTCCCTTACGGCACTACTTTCCCCGGTAAACCCTCTGGCCGTTTCTCTGACGGCCGAGTCTCCACCGATTTTTTAG CCAGATTGTTGGGGATTAAAACACCATTTGCTTACCTCTGGAAATATTATGTGGGAAAAGAACAGCTACGGTACGGAATGAATTTTGCGTACGGAGGAACTGGAGTGTTCAACACTAAGAGTACGAGTCCCAACATGACCATTCAGATCAATCTATTCGAGCAGCTCCTCGGCGATATCTACTCTCAGCAGTCTGACCTTTCTTCTTCCCTCGCTCTCGTCAGCGTTGCTGGCAACGACTACTCCAATTACCTCGCCCTAAACCGCTCCATCGCT GCCCTCCCAATATTCATCAAGCAAGTGGTGGATCAAACCGAGCTAAATTTGAGGCGACTCCACGCATTGGGACTGGAAAAGATAGCAATACCATCGCTGCCGCCACTCGGATGTCTCCCCCTCTACACCTCACCCCAGGGTTGCAACGACACTTTTAACGCGTTGGTAAATTACCATAACAGCTTGTTGGAGCAAGTAGTGGCCAAGCTCAACAACGAGACCAGGCAATCCACTTTTGCCATCATTGATTTCTATAACGCCTTCATGGCCATTTTAAAGAACAAAGGAGAGAGTCCAGGGAGTGAGAGGTTTGAAACCCCGTTGAAACCATGTTGCGAAGGCAGTTGTGGCAATGTGGATGAGAAGGGTGCGAATAAGTATACATTATGTGATGATCCTGAGTCTGCTTTCTTCTGGGATGGACTTCACCCTACTCAACAAGGCTGGAAATTTATTTACTCAGTTTTAGGCAAAGCACTATCAGCGTCTTTGCTTAAACTCTAA
- the LOC103850502 gene encoding LOW QUALITY PROTEIN: uncharacterized protein LOC103850502 (The sequence of the model RefSeq protein was modified relative to this genomic sequence to represent the inferred CDS: inserted 2 bases in 1 codon; deleted 2 bases in 1 codon; substituted 2 bases at 2 genomic stop codons): MIIIIIIFIIMSMMRIVGEWSDEDCMKVDEDKLDLSFVIPRXGNFDPLASFXLLLTYSLXSLCLCASFSLFTVFFALAS; encoded by the exons ATGataatcatcatcattatctttATCATTATGTCGATGATGAGGATTGTGGGTGAATGGAGCGATGAAGATTGCATGAAGGTTGATGAAGACAAGCTTGATTTGTCTTTTGTTATC CCTCGTTAGGGCAACTTCGATCCTTTGGCAAGCTT GTTACTACTTACTTACTCTCTTTGATCTCTTTGTCTATGTGCTTCGTTTAGTttgtttacagttttttttgCGTTAGCGTcttga
- the LOC103850731 gene encoding LOW QUALITY PROTEIN: exocyst complex component EXO70A1 (The sequence of the model RefSeq protein was modified relative to this genomic sequence to represent the inferred CDS: inserted 2 bases in 1 codon; substituted 1 base at 1 genomic stop codon), protein MRIAVRNAILRFCYIDSMLCLAPPNSQDTFKQVKLLFAGERQVCDQIFQGFDSLSDQCFAQVTVSSVSMLLSFGDAIARSKRSPEKLFVLLDMYQIMRELHTEIETIFKGKACVEIRDSAMGLTKRLAQTAQETFGDFEEAVEKDATKTDVLDGTVHPLTSYVINYVKFLFDYQATLKQLFLEFGNGDDSNSQLASVTMRIMQALQNNLEGKSKQYXTHLFLMNNIHYMVRSVRRSEAKDLLGDDWVQRHRRIVQQHANLYKRTAWTKILQTSSAQGLTSSGGGSLEGGNSSGVSRGLFKERFKMFTMQFDELHQRQSQWTVPDTELRESLRLAVAEVLLPAYRSFLKRFGPLVXNGKNPQKYIKYTAEDLERLLGELFEGKSMNEPRR, encoded by the exons ATGCGCATTGCTGTAAGAAACGCTATTTTAAGATTTTGCTATATTGATAGCATGTTATGTTTGGCTCCTCCTAACTCTCAAGACACTTTCAAACAGGTTAAATTACTCTTTGCTGGAGAAAGGCAAGTATGTGACCAGATATTCCAAGGCTTCGATTCTCTTAGTGATCAGTGTTTTGCACAAGTTACAGTGAGCAGTGTCTCAATGCTACTTAGCTTTGGGGATGCCATAGCTAGGAGCAAGAGATCTCCTGAAAAGTTGTTTGTACTCTTAGATATGTATCAGATCATGCGGGAGCTTCATACAGAG ATTGAGACAATATTCAAAGGTAAAGCATGCGTTGAGATTAGAGATTCTGCTATGGGGTTGACAAAGCGGTTGGCGCAGACTGCTCAGGAAACATTTGGTGATTTCGAAGAAGCTGTTGAAAAAGATGCTACGAAGACTGATGTTCTAGATGGGACTGTCCACCCACTCACAAGCTATGTCATCAACTACGTCAAGTTCTTATTCGA CTACCAAGCGACGTTGAAGCAACTTTTCTTGGAATTTGGAAATGGGGATGACTCAAATTCGCAGCTAGCATCCGTAACAATGCGGATAATGCAGGCACTTCAAAACAACTTAGAGGGGAAATCAAAACAGTA AACACACTTGTTCCTGATGAACAACATTCATTACATGGTTAGATCTGTGCGCAG GTCAGAAGCCAAGGATTTGTTAGGCGATGATTGGGTTCAAAGGCATAGGCGTATCGTTCAACAACATGCAAACCTATACAAAAGAACTGCTTGGACAAAG ATATTACAAACCTCGTCGGCGCAAGGGTTGACCTCATCCGGAGGAGGGAGTCTAGAGGGAGGAAACAGCAGCGGAGTTTCAAGAGGATTATTCAAAGAGAG ATTCAAGATGTTCACTATGCAATTTGATGAGTTGCATCAGAGGCAATCTCAATGGACAGTTCCAGACACAGAGCTAAGAGAGTCACTAAGACTTGCTGTTGCTGAAGTACTATTGCCTGCTTACAGATCATTCCTCAAACGCTTTGG GCCTCTAGTTTAGAACGGGAAGAATCCGCAGAAGTACATAAAATATACAGCTGAAGATCTCGAGAGATTGTTGGGTGAGTTGTTTGAAGGAAAGTCTATGAATGAACCACGCCGGtaa
- the LOC103850506 gene encoding subtilisin-like protease SBT4.15, with the protein MIQNMSLWLFILCFYLVNTGFKAETQDEFDKREPYIVYMGDAAEKYNVEASENHHNLLSKVIGDESKAREVRMYSYGKNIDGFVARLLPNEVEMLSREEGVISVFKNTQRQLHTTRSWDFLGFVESKYRRSEAIESNIIVGVLDTGIYIDSPSFDDKGFGPPPAKWKGKCVTGNNLTRCNNKVIGARYYHLKRPNYNDTAADYDGHGTHITSTIAGVAVSNANLFGIANGTARGGVPSARIATYKVCWEEGCSDMDMLAAFDEAISDGVDMISISIGGASLPFFEDPIAIGSFHAMKRGILTTCSAGNNGPGLYTVSNLAPWVMTVAANSVDRKFETVVKLGNGDTATGISVNGFNPKKKMYPLTSGFLASNVTAGDYGEPSACEPGTMGEDKVMGKVVYCEVGREEAGGSSEGQDHIIKSLKGAGVIVQLLEPTDMATSTLIPGSYVLYEVGTKISDYINSTKNPQAVILKTRTTKMVAPSIASFSARGPQRISPNILKPDISAPGLNILAAYSKLATVTVHAEDTLFSIMSGTSMACPHAAAAAAYVKSFHPDWSPAAIKSALMTTATPMRTKDIEAELSYGSGQINPRRAIHPGLVYDITETSYLSFLCKEGYNSTSIGLLLGGSNETKKEYRCVDHKQGLGSDGLNYPSMHKQVGSKGTNVSETFYRTVRSVGYGPSTYVARVWAPKGVRVVVEPRVMSFVKPGEEKHFKVVIDGVMEEAMRGILSASVEWDDSRGHLVRSPILLFQAGKM; encoded by the exons ATGATTCAGAATATGAGTTTATGGTTGTTTATTCTCTGTTTTTATCTTGTTAACACCGGGTTTAAAGCAGAAACGCAAGATGAATTCGACAAGAGAGAG CCTTACATTGTGTACATGGGAGATGCAGCTGAGAAGTATAATGTTGAAGCCTCCGAAAACCATCATAATCTTCTATCAAAAGTGATCGGAGA TGAGAGCAAAGCAAGAGAAGTTAGAATGTATAGTTATGGGAAGAACATTGATGGATTTGTGGCAAGACTTCTTCCTAATGAAGTAGAGATGCTATCAC GTGAAGAAGGAGTTATATCGGTGTTTAAGAACACTCAAAGGCAGCTTCACACGACAAGATCATGGGATTTTCTTGGATTTGTTGAGTCTAAATACAGAAGAAGTGAAGCGATCGAAAGTAACATCATTGTGGGAGTTCTTGATACAG gAATCTATATTGATTCACCAAGCTTTGATGACAAAGGCTTTGGTCCTCCACCAGCTAAATGGAAAGGAAAATGTGTAACTGGAAACAACTTGACTCGTTGCAATAA CAAAGTGATAGGGGCAAGGTACTATCACCTGAAACGACCGAATTATAACGATACGGCTGCAGATTACGATGGTCATGGAACACACATAACTTCCACAATCGCTGGTGTTGCCGTCTCTAACGCTAACCTATTCGGTATTGCAAACGGAACAGCACGAGGCGGTGTTCCCTCTGCTCGTATAGCCACttataag GTTTGCTGGGAGGAAGGATGTTCGGACATGGACATGTTGGCGGCCTTCGACGAGGCGATCTCTGATGGAGTCGATATGATATCGATCTCCATCGGAGGAGCCTCGCTTCCCTTTTTCGAAGACCCTATTGCTATTGGATCGTTTCACGCGATGAAAAGAGGGATTCTGACAACTTGTTCCGCAGGTAACAATGGTCCTGGTCTCTATACGGTTTCAAACCTAGCGCCGTGGGTGATGACCGTCGCGGCTAACTCGGTTGACCGTAAGTTTGAAACTGTTGTCAAACTCGGCAATGGAGACACAGCAACG gggATTTCTGTAAACGGATTCAatccgaagaagaagatgtatCCTTTAACGAGCGGTTTCCTTGCGTCTAACGTAACTGCAGGAGACTATGGAGAACCAAG TGCTTGTGAACCTGGGACAATGGGGGAAGATAAAGTGATGGGGAAGGTAGTTTACTGTGAAGTAGGGCGTGAAGAAGCAGGAGGAAGCAGTGAAGGTCAAGACCATATTATTAAATCCTTAAAAGGAGCTGGCGTGATCGTTCAACTTCTTGAACCAACTGATATGGCTACTTCAACTCTCATTCCTGGTTCTTATGTATTATACGAAGTGGGAACTAAGATCTCTGACTACATCAACTCCACCAA AAATCCTCAGGCCGTTATCTTGAAGACTCGAACAACCAAAATGGTAGCTCCTTCGATTGCTTCTTTTTCAGCAAGAGGACCTCAAAGAATCAGCCCTAACATTCTCAag CCTGACATATCAGCGCCAGGACTAAACATTCTCGCTGCATACTCGAAGCTAGCAACGGTAACGGTTCATGCAGAAGACACACTATTCTCCATAATGTCAGGAACATCAATGGCTTGTCCTCACGCAGCAGCTGCAGCAGCTTATGTCAAATCATTCCATCCTGATTGGTCTCCAGCCGCAATCAAATCTGCCCTAATGACAACAG CTACTCCAATGAGAACTAAAGACATCGAAGCAGAGCTAAGTTACGGGTCGGGTCAAATAAACCCGAGAAGAGCGATACACCCGGGTCTAGTCTACGACATTACCGAGACCTCTTACTTAAGTTTTCTATGTAAAGAAGGATATAACAGCACAAGCATTGGACTTTTACTTGGTGGTAGCAACGAGACTAAGAAGGAATACAGATGCGTGGATCACAAGCAAGGGCTAGGTTCTGACGGGTTAAATTATCCGTCGATGCATAAGCAAGTGGGTTCCAAGGGAACGAATGTGTCGGAGACTTTTTATAGGACGGTGAGGAGTGTGGGATACGGACCGTCGACCTACGTGGCTAGGGTTTGGGCACCGAAGGGAGTGAGAGTTGTAGTGGAGCCTAGGGTTATGAGTTTCGTTAAGCCTGGAGAGGAGAAGCACTTTAAGGTTGTGATTGATGGAGTTATGGAAGAGGCCATGAGAGGTATTTTGTCGGCTTCAGTGGAATGGGATGATTCAAGAGGGCATCTTGTGAGGAGTCCAATCTTGTTGTTTCAAGCGGGCAAAATGtag
- the LOC103850503 gene encoding polyadenylate-binding protein, cytoplasmic and nuclear-like: MTSSLLLLMLVTAVFVLTTMLNDLPTCPLRHRYGTELKMSNDDCNESSSCPSQFKSLYIGNLDPRVYEGILIQMLSGFGKITRSILAKDYRGESRGFAFVEFESTHSAEQAVEHMNGRLIGQKIIYVERTPKVDEGQDKTYNNLT; the protein is encoded by the exons ATGACGTCATCGCTGCTTTTATTGATGCTCGTAACGGCGGTGTTTGTATTGACAACTATGCTTAATGATCTTCCGACTTGTCCCCTCCGCCACAG GTATGGAACAGAGCTAAAGATGAGCAACGATGATTGTAACGAATCTTcttcttgtccaagccagttcaAGAGTTTGTATATAGGAAATCTTGATCCACGAGTCTATGAGGGAATATTGATTCAGATGTTATCGGGTTTCGGAAAGATTACAAGATCGATTCTAGCAAAGGATTACAGAGGAGAGTCGCGAGGATTTGCTTTCGTTGAGTTTGAAAGCACGCATAGCGCTGAACAAGCTGTTGAACATATGAACGGAAGGTTAATAG GTCAGAAGATTATATACGTCGAGAGGACACCAAAGGTCGACGAAGGTCAAGACAAGACATATAATAATCTTACATAG